Proteins encoded within one genomic window of Vairimorpha necatrix chromosome 3, complete sequence:
- a CDS encoding cyclin-like protein, producing MTFKDIQEIVNKCRNLGCTQRSVQYCTNLYKIYKKEGTGDRDTIINTCIVLGCKISNYIINNKDLLVNNSNIELEICKIMDFDFEMVDIYKNINLYVEKYKLTRLMTQYLWVFLNDTVYLETYQEDEELLIKACVKLVCMVLKIEREVETDEEIERKMSEILSIYEKK from the coding sequence atgacTTTTAAGGACATACAGgaaattgtaaataaatgtaGAAACTTGGGCTGTACTCAGAGATCTGTACAATATTgtacaaatttatacaaaatatataagaaaGAAGGGACTGGAGACAGAGACACTATAATAAATACTTGTATTGTACTGGGatgtaaaatatcaaattatataataaataataaagatcTATTAGTAAATAATTCTAATAtagaattagaaatttgtaaaataatgGACTTTGACTTTGAGATGGTagacatttataaaaatataaacttatatgtagagaaatataaactCACAAGGCTAATGACCCAATATCTTTGGGTATTTCTAAATGACACAGTGTATCTTGAAACATATCAAGAAGACGAGgaacttttaataaaagcATGTGTAAAACTAGTGTGTATGGTACTAAAGATAGAAAGAGAAGTGGAGACAGATGAAGAAATAGAACGAAAAATGAGCGAAATACTAAGCATATAtgagaaaaaataa